AGGCAAAATTTTTTAGTGATGACACTTGCGTTTTAACTCTTAATGTATTCAGTGCTGTACCAAGTGCACTGATTTGTAAAACATATTCATGGACTAATTGTGTAAATGTGGTGTGCAGGTAAGCAAACACTGTAAAGCAACATAATTTAATACTCTGCTTTTAATTAAGACAACTTGGAGGCACATTTATTTCACTGTTTGTGGTAAATTACTCCAGGCTTTGCTCTCCATTATGAGTTTCACCTACTGGCTTTCATGTGTTTTCTTCTAATAGTTGGAGAGCTCCAGCTACTGTGTTGGATCAGAGACGACGACCACGGCTTTCGGGCCATGAGTAGTTTTAAGGGCCAGGATGTGGAAAAACAAGGCATCAAGCTGCCAAAAAAATGGATTGATTCCAATGAAAAAGTAAGTTTAGTTTTACATTTACtctttttttatgcttttatgcttttgtaacattatacagttcaaaaagtttacatacaccttgcagaatccgcaaaatgttaattattttaccaaaataagagggatcatacaaaatgcatgctatttttttatttagtacgaacctgaataagatatttcacacaaaagacatttacatatagtccacaagagaaaataatagttgaatttataaaaattaccctgttcaaaagtttacatacacttgattcttaacactgtgttgttacctgaatgacccacagctgttgttgttagttgttcatgagtccctaaACTTGCCTGAACAGttaaatccttcaggtcccacagattatttggtttttcagcatttttgtgtatttgaaccctttcaaacaatgactgtatgattttgagatccatattttcacactgaggacaactgaggaactcatatgcaactatcacaaaaggtttaaatgctcactcaTGCTCCAGAAGGTGAAATGATACATaaagagctgggggtgtaaacttttgaacagaatgaagatgtgtaaattttttcttattttgcctaaatatcatattttttcatttattactacctttcagaagctacagaagatacttatgtGGTTCCCagatgacaaaataagttaaattcaccctgatctttaaaagttttcacccccccagctcttgatgcattgtgtttccttctggagcatcagtgagcgtttgaaccttctgtaatagttgcatatgagtccctcagttgtcttaagtacagaaaagatggatctcaaaatcatacagtcattgtcggaaagggttcaaataaacaaaaatgttgaaaaaccacagaatttgtgggaccttaaggatttttctgaagaatagaggggcagtttaactgttcaggacaaacaaagaactcattattttctcttgtggactacatgtaaacgtcttttacgtgaaatatcttattcaggtcagtactaaataaaaatagcatgcattttgtatgatccctcttattttggtaaaataattaccattttgcagattctgcaaggtgtatgtaacttttgacctcaactgtaactgtaaagaatttttctccatatagtggacttcaatggggatcagcaggttgaaggtccaaattccAGTTtcctctacacgatcccagctgaggaataagggtcttatctagtgaaatgaacagccattttcttaaaacaacataaaagtatatacattttaaccacaaatgctcatcttgtactATCTCTGCGATGCATATGCGCGTCTTCACACATTGTGTGATCATTTTGGAAAGGtcagcctttgaagctgcattgaaactgtaatttggatcttcaactgttggccaccattgaagtccactatggagaaaaaacttgtaatgttttcctcaaaaaccttaattgctttttggctgaagaaagaaactctgAAGAAAAGTGGACTCATTTCTTTTAGCCGAACTTGAAATGTTTCCTTTCTGTGTTCTTTTTCCATTCTTGACGATAGATCCCCACAGACCGTACGATGGTCGTCGGAGGAGGAGACGCTTACGATCCTGCAGGAGGTCCGATGAGAAGACGGCGTCAGCGCTATGTGGAAAAGGACGGCAAGTGCAACGTCCACCACGGAAACGTGCGCGAAACCTACCGTTACCTGACGGACATCTTTACCACACTGGTGGATTTAAAGTGGCGCTTCAATCTCCTGGTCTTCACGTTGGTCTACACCACCACTTGGGTGTTTTTTGGCTTCATTTGGTGGCTCATTGCCTACACCCGTGGAGACCTGGACCACACAGATGACAACGAGTGGACACCGTGTGTCAATAACCTCAATGGCTTCGTCTCAGCATTCCTTTTTTCCATCGAGACTGAAACCACCATTGGTTATGGGTACCGCGTCATAACGGACAAATGCCCCGAAGGCATCATTTTGCTTCTGGTGCAGGCCATCTTGGGCTCCATCGTCAATGCCTTTATGGTGGGCTGCATGTTTGTGAAGATCTCACAGCCAAAGAAACGTGCTGAAACGCTCATGTTTTCCAACACAGCTGTGATATCTATGCGGGACAGTAAGTTGTGTTTGATGTTCCGCGTTGGTGACTTGCGTAACTCGCATATAGTGGAGGCCTCCATCAGGGCCAAGCTCATCCGCTCTAAACAGACCAAGGAGGGAGAGTTCATCCCACTAAACCAGACAGACATCAACGTGGGCTTTGACACGGGGGACGATCGGCTATTCCTGGTGTCTCCGCTGATCATTTGCCATGAGATCAACAAGAACAGCCCCTTCTGGGACATCTCTCAGGAGCAACTGGCACGAGAAGAGTTTGAAATAGTGGTCATTCTGGAAGGAATGGTGGAGGCCACAGGTGAGAGTAGATCTTGGAGAATAAGTGCAATGCCATAATTACACCGTTATATaggcaaaaacacatttcattgaCTGCCATTCAACAGGAGACATATATTTGGATTTAAAAATTGCAAGCAACACCAGTTATTAAAaatggttcttattattatcaatgtttaaaacattgatATTTTGCAGAAACAgtcttttcaggattctttgatgaatagaatgtttaaaataacagtgtttatttgaaatagaatcttttgtaacattctacactaccagtcaaaagtttttaaacagtgatatttttcatgtttttttaaagaagtctcttctgttcaccaagcctgcatttatttgatccaaaatataacaaaagcagtaatattgtgaaatatttttaatatttaaattaactgcgTTCTTttctgatccttcagaaatcattctatttgCTGAGATGCTGTtccagatttttcttttatcaatatttaaaactgttgagtatatttttttcaggattctttgatgaatagaaagatccaaagaaacctgaaacaattctactcagctgttttcaacataataataataataataataataataaataaatgttttttgagcagcaaatcagaatattagaatgatttttgaaggatcatactggagtaatgatgctaaaaattcagctttgaaatcagaggaattcattacattttaaaatatattaaatagaaaacggttattttagtaaaaatatttctaaatttgtttttgctgtactttggatcaaataaatgcaggcttggtgagcagaagaggcttcttcaaaaaaacataaaaagtcttagtgtatgttttttgaatttgacttctaaattctaaatttgaattctgaatgttttttggaatttaaatagtattatatGATGGTTTAAAATCTGTATAACATTCTTTTGTGGAATGCAAATGGTaagtttttaaagaagattCTGGTTGAccaaaatgacaattaaaaaaacattacatttaaataataatttatactatATCTTATGAATCATgtactatatattttaagtcTTCAGAATCtaaatgatgataatgataaatgATGCAGTGagctgaatcttttttttttttttttcaataaatctgTTGATCCAGATCAGAAAAttgaatggtttttaaaaaattggagGTGATCCAGTTTAACTCTCTGACTCACTGATCCGGTGCAAAGATTAAATGCCATCacatatatttaagagaatATACAAGTCACTTTTACAGTGCTATTATGGTGTTTTTGGGTCCTTCAAGCAGTTTGACAGCTCTAGTCCtcatttactttcattataCTGGAAGGGGTTCCCAGAATCTTCTTtaaaatcctcattttgtattCCACGGCAGAAAGAAGGTCATacagtttggaacaacatgactgtgagtaaatgttttgtgaagtgATGCTGGAGGCACAGGCCAAGTTGCtgccattgagatgaatgggaatgGATGGCTTTCTCCAGGTACGTCAGAGCTCTTTAGATGAGTCAGGGGTATTTCAATGGGTGTTGCCTGCAAGTCAAACATGAAAAGTGACCAGATTTACCACAGTTCCCCTGGTAACAGAACGCTGACAGCAGGGCGTGACGTGGTATTTTCATGGGATTCACTAATTATATTGACAGTGAATTCATGTGACAGCAGTTGCAATTACACTATGCTAATTAGCTTTTGCATTGTGCTCTGTGGCAGTATAGACCGATATTGCTGCTTGCATGGAGCAGAAGGATGAAGGACTCTTGAGATGTGTCTCAGAAAGACAAGCTCATGGCCTGTCAATAGAACCGCCTCAGGGAAATTAGCGAGCAGAAGACAATTGAAAGAACTATAATGCAATCCACTCTCatgcacacataaacacacacacacacacacacacgctcacaaaCACATTCTCtcctacatttaaaataatgaatcattGCTCAGGAGTGGGATGCAGTGAGTAGCTTGATTCAGTCCACAATCATCACTTGTTCTGTGCAGTTACACTTTTTTTGTCTCACATCTGACATTCAAGAGCATCCCACTTTCATTCGATGTAGGTTTAACCAATCTATTATTAGACAAAAAGCAGgataacagtaaaaaaatcaGTATCAGAAAACGATACCAAACTATTGAGGTCAGGACTGTACCTCAAGGCCTAACGAAACTGGAAAATTATAAAGAATAATTATTGATTTCCTAAATAAAGCCCTTTTTGGGGCTTTAAAGTAGTTAGTAATGGAAGTAATGGAGGTTTAATATTGGTAGCTCATGGCCAATCACAGTAATGACATCAGGGAGACGAGTCTAATGAACAGAGAGTCCAAGtctaataacaaatataattgTTCTCATAACAATTCTGATCTTAGTCTTAACTGAGCAACAActaattttaaagggatagtgcactgaaaaatgagaattctgtcattatttactcaccctcaagttggttcagacctgtatgagtttctttctttggCTGAACATGAAAGAAGATACTTTGAAAAATGTCAGTAACCAATTAATGGTAGCCAAAGTATTATGTCCATATGGAAATCAATGGAATAGTtcagaaaaatggaaaattgaAAAATTTGTTAAGTCAATGGGACTAATCATAGAGTGCTGAATGGATTACATATTTTCATACACTAAAATTCGGAAAGTTACGTCGtcccaaaactgttttttaaaaatgtgtttttggctaaaTGCCAGAAATAAGGTCTGTggttaacatattttaagacattttcatgttttattctaaaacataaaatacaacagTGATTTTGACATCTTTAACAAGTGGTTAAACGGTACAACAGAGGTTGTCTGAGgcatttaaacaacattatGGTAAACAGAAGAAAATCATCTACATTTAAGTCATGTGAGTGTGGTGTAGTTTGTTTATAGTGcatgttcacacttgtagttcggtttgtttggtttatttggtccggaccaaaaaggaaaatgatacatttggtcctggtccaTTTAGCGTTCACaatggcatttttgacagcgaaccTAAGATACCaaacctaaaggcatagtgatacattcacaacctgattggtcgGGGTAAGAATGATGTATATTTCGTGACGGAACTCACCGaacactccaaaaaaaaaggaaaaggcgCGTTCAACTTAAAGCAACACTGCGTGTGTATTACATCAAAGTACCCATTCACTGATTGGTCTGCTCATCGCCGCTTTAAGTCAGACACACGCAATACTGTCTGCTGGACTAAGCGCACTCATTGTTGCATgtacatgattttattttcaccacctgcaaactcacaaagagctcataaaaggcactttacctcCTTGTTGCTCCACGTTTGTCCTTTGCTcatttgttttggatacaccgcTTGTTCCCTTTGTGAAATCATGTCGCATAGCGTCacatcttgtcattacttcttgtttttgtttagtttagaaTTATTTGGTCTGTGTTGTattcatatttcattaatatttaatttcattccaTCTTTTTAAGGGGTCTCAGTTCGCTTGTTTGGTGCGCACCAGGGTTTAGATGGCAGcattcacacttactcaaaCGAACCACACTAACAGAGCAGTCACACCAGGGTTCGTTTTAAtcgaaccaaacatgacaagtgtgaacacacccatAGTGAGCATTTAGCTTTTTACTTTTGCTGATTGTATTTAGGCTTCAAAATTCATAAACCTTCCCAAAGGCCAATGGAAAAATCCTATTGGGTTTTTGTCAAGTGAAACAGGGTTATGCTAACTTCTgggttggcctacaaaaatatgtcatCACTTTACTACGCTAGgggaaaaaatgattaaatacactTTCATAAGTATAACCAAACTTAAACATTATACCCTGGTTTTACAGACTGGAATTAGATTAAGGCAGGATTAAGGTCATTTAAGTAGCTTCTATAAACGTGCCTTAGAAAAAATCATTACTGGTgtattattcctgtgatgcaaagctgaattttcatcagccattactccagtcttcagtgtcacatgatccttcagacatcattttaatatgctaatttataaacaatgttggaacctgtgattcttttttatGGATTCTTAGGTgaataaaaagtcttaaaagaacagcatttattcaaaatagacatcttttctaacaatataagtctttgctatcactttttatcagtgtaacacatccttggtgaataaaagtattaatttccaaaaaaaaaaaaaaaaaaaagaaaaatttactaactgcaaacttttaaatggtagtttatgctgtttcaaaagatttttaaattaaagaaatgaaaaaaaaaaaaaaaatcacagttttcaacaaaatatcgAAATATTGATTAGAAAATACTGAAAGATCAGgaatttaaatttgtccaaatttgTTAGGTGGACAATAccaagatacaactgtttgaatattactaatcaaaaattacgttttgatatatttacagtaggaaatttacaaaatatcttcatggagcatgatctatcctaatgatttttggcataaaagaaaaatcaataattttgtcccatacaatgtattgttggctattgctacaaaaaacattaaaaatcgtactgatccaAACTTTCGAACAGCAGTGTAACTGCAAGTTTCCTTCCATTAAAACAGCTCagacatgcattttagtctgggactagacTTGAGCCTTGTCTGTGAATCTGGGAGTATAACTATTAAGTGTGATAAAAGTGCTTATTAATCTTTTCTGTGCAAAGTAATATTATTCCTGTCATGAAACAGAAGGAAAAACTTACATAACCAGAGGTTCATCCACCTAGAACAATAGTGTCACCACTAAAAGGATGATTCAGACAACTTTACAGCTTAAATAACCTATCTATAtggaaaataaatgctttaacaaaaaaaatcacactgcatgttttgctttttaaaggggtcatcggatgcaaagttcacttttacatgttgtttgaacattaatgtgtgttggcagtgtatgtacaaatctaccctataatgataaaaatccatgcagtgcttttttaattaatctgtaaaaataatatccccctttgtggcatcacacccacgatagttgattgacatgagcatcgtACCTCAGATCatctgtaacagtccgacctccattgttttgatgctggagcagggatgtaagttagac
The sequence above is drawn from the Labeo rohita strain BAU-BD-2019 chromosome 16, IGBB_LRoh.1.0, whole genome shotgun sequence genome and encodes:
- the kcnj21 gene encoding G protein-activated inward rectifier potassium channel 4, with amino-acid sequence MSSFKGQDVEKQGIKLPKKWIDSNEKIPTDRTMVVGGGDAYDPAGGPMRRRRQRYVEKDGKCNVHHGNVRETYRYLTDIFTTLVDLKWRFNLLVFTLVYTTTWVFFGFIWWLIAYTRGDLDHTDDNEWTPCVNNLNGFVSAFLFSIETETTIGYGYRVITDKCPEGIILLLVQAILGSIVNAFMVGCMFVKISQPKKRAETLMFSNTAVISMRDSKLCLMFRVGDLRNSHIVEASIRAKLIRSKQTKEGEFIPLNQTDINVGFDTGDDRLFLVSPLIICHEINKNSPFWDISQEQLAREEFEIVVILEGMVEATGMTCQARSSYLNSEVLWGERFTPVLSLEEGFYEVDYDTFHHTYPAPTPSCSARELAELAKKGEAIPLPPISPPATLGEPPSPEEMPEEETKADEEAEAEAEETVSNGDVNRMECVQE